Proteins from one Fragaria vesca subsp. vesca linkage group LG6, FraVesHawaii_1.0, whole genome shotgun sequence genomic window:
- the LOC101301882 gene encoding thioredoxin H9-like isoform 1 produces the protein MGACASKNFVDKLSKTLGDDESEHTVEFTGGNVNLITTIEQWDRKLAEAKTDGKMVIANFSATWCGPCKQIAPLFRELSEQYTSLMFLVVDVDELTDFSTSWDIKATPTFFFLRDGQQVDKLVGANKVELQKKIVAIVDSAPCKK, from the exons ATGGGAGCCTGTGCGTCCAAG AATTTTGTAGACAAATTG TCTAAAACTTTGGGAGATGACGAGTCTGAACATACTGTTGAGTTCACTGGTGGGAATGTGAACCTCATCACCACCATAGAACAGTGGGATCGAAAGTTGGCTGAAGCAAAGACAGATGGCAAAATG GTGATTGCAAACTTCAGTGCAACATGGTGTGGTCCTTGCAAACAGATCGCTCCCTTATTTCGCGAGTTATCTGAGCAATACACTTCGTTAATGTTCCTTGTGGTTGATGTCGATGAACTTACT GATTTCAGCACTTCATGGGATATCAAGGCCACTCCTACTTTCTTCTTCCTCCGAGATGGTCAGCAAGTTGACAAGCTTGTTGGAGCCAACAAGGTAGAGTTGCAAAAGAAGATAGTTGCCATTGTAGATTCAGCCCCATGTAAGAAATGA
- the LOC101301882 gene encoding thioredoxin H9-like isoform 2: MGACASKSKTLGDDESEHTVEFTGGNVNLITTIEQWDRKLAEAKTDGKMVIANFSATWCGPCKQIAPLFRELSEQYTSLMFLVVDVDELTDFSTSWDIKATPTFFFLRDGQQVDKLVGANKVELQKKIVAIVDSAPCKK, from the exons ATGGGAGCCTGTGCGTCCAAG TCTAAAACTTTGGGAGATGACGAGTCTGAACATACTGTTGAGTTCACTGGTGGGAATGTGAACCTCATCACCACCATAGAACAGTGGGATCGAAAGTTGGCTGAAGCAAAGACAGATGGCAAAATG GTGATTGCAAACTTCAGTGCAACATGGTGTGGTCCTTGCAAACAGATCGCTCCCTTATTTCGCGAGTTATCTGAGCAATACACTTCGTTAATGTTCCTTGTGGTTGATGTCGATGAACTTACT GATTTCAGCACTTCATGGGATATCAAGGCCACTCCTACTTTCTTCTTCCTCCGAGATGGTCAGCAAGTTGACAAGCTTGTTGGAGCCAACAAGGTAGAGTTGCAAAAGAAGATAGTTGCCATTGTAGATTCAGCCCCATGTAAGAAATGA